TTGCGCCGTACTGCCGTAGATGGTCGATACCTGGCGGGCGCTGAAGGCGCTCTGCAAGGCATCCTCAACCTGGCCGAAACTGAGGCCGAGCGCTGCCAGCTTGTCGCGGTCGACCTCGACGCCGACCACCGGACTGAGGTTATTGAGGTTGTTGGCGACATCGACAAAACCGGGCAGCTGGCGGATTTTCTGGGTCAGCGTTCCGGTCCATTGGTAGAGCTCGTCGAGGTCGGTGCTTTGTAGCGTGTATTGGTATTGCGCGGCGGTGACCTGGCCGCCGATGCGGATCACCGGCGGGTTCTGCATGTAGACCTTGATTCCCGGCACCTGCGCCAGCTTGGGGCGCAGCCGCTGGATGATCTGGTCCGGCGTCGAACTGCGTTCGCTGCGCGGCTTGAGAATCATGAACACGGTGCCGGTATTGGCCGTCGGGCGGATACCGCCGGCACCGACCGCCGACATGAAGGAGGCAATATCCGGGTCCTGCGCGACGATTTCGGCAACCATTCGCTGGTGCTGCACCATCGAGGCGAATGAGGCATCCTGCGCCCCTTCGGTAAAGGCGATGATCTGGCCGGAGTCACCGCTGGGCAGGAAGTCCTTGGGTACCAGGGTGAACAACCAGATGCTCAGGCCGATGGTGGCGAAAAAGCTGGCCAGCACGCTGCGCTTGTGCGCCAGCGACCAGCGCAGGGTTTTTTCGTAAGCCGCCAGCAGCGTGGCAAAAAAACGCTCGAAGAGCATGAAGACGCGGCCGTGTGCGTCCGGCTCGGCGTGCCGCACATAGCGGCTGCACAGCATCGGCGTCAGGGTCAGCGAAACGAAGCCGGAGACCAGAATTGCAACGCAGATGGTGACCGCAAATTCGTTCAACAGCCGGCCGACGATGCCCTGCATGAATAGCACCGGGATGAACACCGCGATCAGCGACAGGGTCATCGAGATGATCGTGAAGCCGATCTCCCCTGCCCCCTTGATCGCGGCCTGGAATGGCGTTTCGCCAGCTTCGACGTGGCGGATGATGTTTTCCAGCATCACGATGGCGTCGTCGACAACGAAGCCGACCGAGAGCGTCAGCGCCAGCAGCGACAGGTTGTCTAGGCTGTAGCCGAGCAGATGCATCACGGCGAAGGTGCCGACCACCGACAGCGGCAGCGCCAGGCTGGGGATTACCGTCGCCGACAGGTTGCGCAGGAAGAGCAGGATCACCATGATCACCAGGAAACCCGAGAGCACCAGGGTGAATTGCACGTCCTCGATGGCATCGCGGATCGAGTGGCTGCGGTCGAACAGGATTTTCATCGTCAGCGCCGCCGGCAGCTTGGCCTGGAAGGCGGGCAGCACGTTCTTGATCGCGTCGACGGTTTCGATGGTGTTGGCGCCGGGTTGGCGCTGGATGGCGAGCACGATGGCGCGCTTATCGACGTTCCAGCTGGCGATGCGGATGTTTTCAACGCTGTCGATCGGCGTTGCGACGTCTTCCAGGCGCACCGGTGCGCCGTTCCGCCAGCTGACGATCAGCGGCCGGTAGGCGGCGGCGTTGCTGAGCTGGCCGTTATCCTTGAGGGCGAAAGTCTGGCGGCTGCCGTCGAGCTGGCCGACCGGCTGGTTGACGTTGCCCTGGGCGATTGCCTGCTGCAATTCGTCGAGACCGATACCGCGCGCCGCCAGCTGGTCGGGGTTGGCCTGGACGCGGACCGCGTACTTCTGCGAGCCGTAAATCTGCACCTGGGCGACCCCGGGGATGGTCGACAGGCGTTGTGCCAGCTGGGTCTCGGCGTATTCATGCACCAGCGACAGCGGCAAGGTCTCGGACGACATCGCGATGTAGAAAATCGGCGAGTCAGCCGGGTTGACCTTGCGGAACGACGGTGGCGTCGGCATGTTCGGCGGCAACTTGCGCAAGGCCGCCGAAATCGCCGACTGCACATCCTGCGCCGCCGCGTCGATGTCGCGGCTCAAGGCGAATTGCAGCGTGATCGTGGTCGAACCCTGGGCACTGGTCGAGTTCATCGACTCCAGCCCGGCAATCGTCGAAAACTGGCCTTCCAGAGGTGTCGCCACAGCGGCGGCCATGGTTTCCGGCGAAGCCCCGGGCAGGCTGGCCGAAACCGAAATGGTGGGAAAGTCGACCGCCGGCAGTTCGGAAACCGGCAAGGCTCGGTAGCCAAGAATGCCGAAGACCAGGATCGCGGCCATCAGCAGCGTCGTCATCACCGGACGACGTATGCACAACTCGGGCAGATTCATCGCGATTCCTTAGCGGGCGGCAGCGTTGGTTGGCGCAGCCGCGCCCTTCCCGGCCGCCGGGTCAGCCTCCCTGGCTGGCGCGACAGCATGATCCGCCGGCTTGTCTGCTGCTTTTTCGGCCGCCTTCTCGGCGGTTTTGTCGCCGCCTTTTTCCTTGATCCGGATCGCAGCCCCCGGCGTCAGACGCAGCTGGCCGTCAGTGACCACCGTCTCGCCGGCGGCCAGCCCCTGGCCAATCGCCGATTTGCCCTGATGGCTGGCCAGCACCTCGATCTTGCGCATCTCGGCGGTGTCGTCGGCTTTGGCGACGTAGAGGAAGTTGCCATTCGGCCCTTGCTGTACCGCTTCGTTGGGCACCAGCACGGCATCGGTCAGCCGCTCCAGCGTCGCGCTGACATTGAGGAATTGCCCCGGCGTCAATTGGCCGCGCGGATTATCCACGACCGCCTTGAGCACAATGGTGCCGGTGGCCTGGTCGACCGCGTTGTCGATAAAGCGCAGCTTGCCGCTGAGGCCCTCGCCCTTGCTGCCCGGCAGATTCAGCTGTACGGTCAACGGCCCCTGGCCGAGACTTTGACGCAAGCGGCCAAGATGCCGCTCGGGTACCGAGAAGCTCACTTGCAGCGGATCGACCCGGTTGACCACGGCCAGCGCGGTATCGTTGGTTTTGACCGCCGAACCGGGAAATACCAGGCGGGCGCCGACTACGCCGGAAAACGGCGCACGGATGGTTGTGTAGGAAAGCTGCAGGCGGGCCAGATCGAGGGCGGCCCGGTCGGCCTTGAGGGTGGCGGCAACCGCCATTTCATTGGTCCGCATCTCATTCAGCTTTTCGTCCGAGACAAAACCCCGGGCCTTGAGCCCGGCGTAGCGTTCGACATCAGCCCGCGCCTTTGCCAATTGCGCCTCGTCCCGAGCAACCACCGCCTCGGCCTGCGCCACCTTGGCGGCAAAATCATTGGGGTCCAGCTGCAGCAGGACTTCGCCCTTCTTCACCGCCTGACCATCGGCGTAGGCCACCGCTACCACCTGACCATCGACCCGTGATTTGAGGGTCACTCCCTCCCAGGCCTCGGCCCGCCCGACGGTGTTCAGCAACAAGGGCATCTCGCCGCTTTCGGCACGTGCTACCGTGACCGGTACCGGCCCCGGTTTTGCCGTCGTCTTCTTGGCGTCACCGCCCTGGCGGCTGTACCAGACACCGCCTCCGGCAGCGAGAGCGGTGACAACCAGGGCAAGCAAAAGGCGG
This genomic window from Dechloromonas sp. ZY10 contains:
- a CDS encoding efflux RND transporter permease subunit codes for the protein MNLPELCIRRPVMTTLLMAAILVFGILGYRALPVSELPAVDFPTISVSASLPGASPETMAAAVATPLEGQFSTIAGLESMNSTSAQGSTTITLQFALSRDIDAAAQDVQSAISAALRKLPPNMPTPPSFRKVNPADSPIFYIAMSSETLPLSLVHEYAETQLAQRLSTIPGVAQVQIYGSQKYAVRVQANPDQLAARGIGLDELQQAIAQGNVNQPVGQLDGSRQTFALKDNGQLSNAAAYRPLIVSWRNGAPVRLEDVATPIDSVENIRIASWNVDKRAIVLAIQRQPGANTIETVDAIKNVLPAFQAKLPAALTMKILFDRSHSIRDAIEDVQFTLVLSGFLVIMVILLFLRNLSATVIPSLALPLSVVGTFAVMHLLGYSLDNLSLLALTLSVGFVVDDAIVMLENIIRHVEAGETPFQAAIKGAGEIGFTIISMTLSLIAVFIPVLFMQGIVGRLLNEFAVTICVAILVSGFVSLTLTPMLCSRYVRHAEPDAHGRVFMLFERFFATLLAAYEKTLRWSLAHKRSVLASFFATIGLSIWLFTLVPKDFLPSGDSGQIIAFTEGAQDASFASMVQHQRMVAEIVAQDPDIASFMSAVGAGGIRPTANTGTVFMILKPRSERSSTPDQIIQRLRPKLAQVPGIKVYMQNPPVIRIGGQVTAAQYQYTLQSTDLDELYQWTGTLTQKIRQLPGFVDVANNLNNLSPVVGVEVDRDKLAALGLSFGQVEDALQSAFSARQVSTIYGSTAQYQVILEVAPEYQADPQALSRLYVRGGKLIPLDTVARFTKKTQALTVNHQGQLPSVTISFNLLPGVSLGDAVDRIKALESEISVPASLATSLQGTAQAFQSSLQGLGVLLLVAVLVVYLVLGILYESFIHPLTILSGLPSAGLGALITLLVFKVDLSLYAFVGVILLIGIVKKNAIMMIDFALEKRRKDGADAYTAIYQASVIRFRPIMMTTMAALVGTLPIALGIGAGAEVRQPLGLAVVGGLLLSQVLTLYLTPVIYLYLDRYTRDEAVTDGAEKTPA
- a CDS encoding efflux RND transporter periplasmic adaptor subunit — encoded protein: MPPSRRLLLALVVTALAAGGGVWYSRQGGDAKKTTAKPGPVPVTVARAESGEMPLLLNTVGRAEAWEGVTLKSRVDGQVVAVAYADGQAVKKGEVLLQLDPNDFAAKVAQAEAVVARDEAQLAKARADVERYAGLKARGFVSDEKLNEMRTNEMAVAATLKADRAALDLARLQLSYTTIRAPFSGVVGARLVFPGSAVKTNDTALAVVNRVDPLQVSFSVPERHLGRLRQSLGQGPLTVQLNLPGSKGEGLSGKLRFIDNAVDQATGTIVLKAVVDNPRGQLTPGQFLNVSATLERLTDAVLVPNEAVQQGPNGNFLYVAKADDTAEMRKIEVLASHQGKSAIGQGLAAGETVVTDGQLRLTPGAAIRIKEKGGDKTAEKAAEKAADKPADHAVAPAREADPAAGKGAAAPTNAAAR